A stretch of the Sorangium aterium genome encodes the following:
- a CDS encoding CotH kinase family protein: MTLKILRCLLPFATLAAAPLVGCGSSDDPGATGTGAGASSSTGGQGAGGDGTGGDGAGGEAGGVSTEPPDYAAAFPQDRVPRIDITVTPDQWQQMVDDMTDMAGEFGSQGGPFTPPPEWVTACDGLVAGDACTISLFGSDAAGTCTELPGGLTCQPNPQDPDDFTPPQDWIDACEGLAADAGCTIDIFGTETEGTCTDVKGELACMPPGPGGGDPGLVSSVELLPRTPVYVECDVATEDRQWKHVGIRFKGNSSLLLPWNAGNWKLPLRLNFDRFEDAYPETKNQRFYGFDSMSFASGYLDPSLLREKIGTDIFAKAGIPAPATAFYRVFIDHGEGPVYFGLYTGIELPSDESFLDTHFGGHEGNLYKPDGTGARWATWDPDTIVKENNEDDTDLSDARALFDALQADRTDAAAWRAGLEARLDVDGFLHWFALNAVIEDWDVYGRLPHNYYLYADPNKGGQFTWIPWDHTFAFSDADAGVTIGLTALPLSMAEVTEQWPLVRYLLDDPVYLEVYRGYVAQAATEEYEAAASAAWFKAAHDLIAPYVVGPEGEIEGHTHLMTPEDFDNGLATLIAHAKGRTAEVALYLEQ; this comes from the coding sequence ATGACCTTGAAAATTCTTCGTTGCCTGTTGCCTTTCGCCACGTTGGCGGCCGCGCCTCTCGTGGGCTGCGGCTCGTCCGACGACCCCGGCGCGACCGGGACGGGCGCCGGCGCGAGCAGCAGCACCGGAGGGCAGGGCGCGGGCGGCGACGGCACAGGCGGCGACGGCGCAGGCGGCGAGGCGGGCGGCGTCTCCACGGAGCCGCCGGATTACGCCGCCGCGTTCCCGCAGGACCGGGTTCCCCGTATCGACATCACCGTCACGCCCGACCAGTGGCAGCAGATGGTCGACGACATGACGGACATGGCCGGCGAGTTCGGCTCGCAGGGCGGTCCATTCACGCCGCCTCCGGAGTGGGTCACGGCCTGCGATGGTCTCGTGGCCGGCGACGCCTGCACGATCTCGCTCTTCGGATCCGACGCCGCGGGGACGTGCACGGAGCTCCCCGGCGGCCTGACCTGCCAGCCGAACCCGCAGGACCCCGACGATTTTACGCCGCCGCAGGACTGGATCGACGCGTGCGAGGGGCTCGCGGCGGACGCCGGCTGTACGATCGACATCTTCGGGACCGAGACCGAGGGGACGTGCACCGACGTCAAGGGCGAGCTGGCCTGCATGCCGCCCGGCCCTGGTGGCGGCGATCCGGGGCTCGTCAGCAGCGTCGAGCTGCTCCCGCGCACGCCTGTCTACGTCGAGTGCGACGTCGCCACCGAGGATCGGCAGTGGAAGCACGTCGGCATCCGCTTCAAGGGCAACTCGAGCCTGCTCCTGCCCTGGAACGCGGGCAACTGGAAGCTGCCGCTGCGCCTCAACTTCGACCGATTCGAGGATGCGTATCCCGAGACCAAGAATCAGCGCTTCTACGGGTTCGACTCGATGTCGTTCGCGAGCGGGTACCTGGATCCCTCGCTCCTGCGCGAGAAGATCGGCACCGACATCTTCGCCAAGGCGGGGATCCCTGCGCCCGCGACCGCGTTCTACCGGGTCTTCATCGATCACGGGGAAGGGCCCGTCTATTTCGGGCTGTACACCGGCATCGAGCTCCCGTCGGACGAGTCGTTCCTCGACACCCATTTCGGCGGCCACGAGGGCAACCTCTACAAGCCCGATGGCACCGGCGCGCGGTGGGCGACGTGGGACCCCGACACCATCGTCAAGGAGAACAACGAGGACGACACCGATCTCTCGGACGCGCGGGCGCTGTTCGACGCGCTGCAGGCCGACCGGACCGACGCCGCCGCCTGGCGCGCGGGGCTCGAGGCGCGCCTCGACGTCGACGGCTTCCTGCACTGGTTCGCGCTGAACGCGGTGATCGAGGACTGGGACGTGTACGGCCGCCTGCCGCACAACTACTATCTCTACGCGGACCCGAACAAGGGCGGCCAGTTCACGTGGATCCCCTGGGATCACACCTTCGCGTTCTCGGACGCCGACGCGGGCGTGACCATCGGGCTGACGGCGCTGCCCCTCTCGATGGCCGAGGTGACCGAGCAATGGCCGCTCGTCCGCTACCTGCTCGACGATCCGGTCTATCTCGAGGTTTACCGCGGCTACGTGGCGCAGGCCGCCACCGAGGAGTACGAGGCGGCCGCTTCAGCGGCGTGGTTCAAGGCGGCGCACGACCTGATCGCGCCGTACGTCGTCGGGCCGGAGGGCGAAATCGAGGGGCACACGCACCTCATGACGCCCGAGGACTTCGACAACGGACTCGCCACGCTGATCGCCCACGCCAAGGGACGGACAGCGGAGGTGGCCCTCTACCTCGAGCAGTGA
- a CDS encoding MBL fold metallo-hydrolase produces the protein MSKLIRAAAVASFTALAACASEAAGPSVPAEGSTGAPAARLAAFTSDAAGFDTRSYYYDTGREVVVFDAQFTGAYAKSAIAQIRSETQSPITYVVVTHPNPDKFNGASEFQKIGAKVVASRATAGAIDEVHAYKKAYMVGAGMFTEETYPPKAVVDVTFEGAYSLPLQAGAVELRELEHAGVSTTQTVAIVPSARALVVGDLVHHKAHAWLEGGIRNGKPSPDLASWRAALDELLEFDGLTVYGGRGQTAPVRAAVDEQKAYLTAMESVVERYVASLGAKKSELSGAEAPSHHKKIAALASAEFPDYDLAYMIEYGVYGLANAIASK, from the coding sequence ATGTCGAAGCTCATCCGCGCCGCCGCTGTCGCCTCGTTCACCGCCCTCGCCGCCTGCGCCTCGGAGGCCGCGGGCCCGAGCGTGCCCGCAGAGGGCTCCACCGGCGCGCCGGCCGCGCGGCTCGCCGCGTTCACGTCCGACGCCGCCGGGTTCGATACGCGCTCGTACTACTACGACACCGGGCGCGAGGTCGTCGTGTTCGACGCCCAGTTCACGGGAGCGTACGCCAAAAGCGCCATCGCGCAGATTCGCAGCGAGACGCAGAGCCCGATCACGTACGTCGTGGTGACGCACCCGAATCCGGACAAGTTCAACGGCGCGTCCGAGTTCCAGAAGATCGGCGCGAAGGTCGTCGCGAGCCGCGCCACCGCGGGCGCGATCGACGAGGTCCACGCCTACAAGAAGGCGTACATGGTCGGCGCGGGCATGTTCACCGAGGAGACGTACCCACCGAAGGCCGTCGTCGACGTGACGTTCGAGGGGGCGTACTCGCTCCCGCTGCAGGCCGGCGCGGTCGAGCTGCGCGAGCTCGAGCACGCCGGCGTCTCGACGACGCAGACCGTCGCGATCGTCCCCTCGGCCAGGGCGCTCGTCGTCGGCGATCTCGTGCACCACAAGGCGCATGCGTGGCTCGAGGGCGGCATCCGCAACGGCAAGCCGTCGCCGGACCTCGCCTCGTGGCGCGCGGCGCTCGACGAGCTGCTGGAGTTCGACGGGCTCACCGTTTACGGCGGTCGGGGGCAGACCGCCCCGGTGCGCGCCGCGGTGGACGAGCAGAAGGCGTACCTCACCGCGATGGAGTCCGTCGTGGAGCGCTACGTCGCCTCGCTCGGCGCGAAGAAGAGCGAGCTCTCGGGGGCCGAGGCGCCGAGCCACCACAAGAAGATTGCGGCCCTCGCGAGCGCCGAGTTCCCTGACTACGATCTCGCCTACATGATCGAGTACGGCGTCTACGGGCTCGCGAACGCGATCGCGAGCAAGTGA
- a CDS encoding Kazal-type serine protease inhibitor family protein produces MNVQAWFKDSRIASVVWLALAMAPLAAGCQLEVADDAPESIVSESSEVRGGGGAQGGVCGGLAGIACERGLFCDYDIKAQCGAGDQTGVCAPIPKACTHQYNPVCGCDGKTYSNACFANAAGVSVASPGKCGALP; encoded by the coding sequence ATGAACGTTCAGGCTTGGTTCAAGGACAGTCGCATTGCATCCGTCGTCTGGCTCGCGCTCGCCATGGCCCCGCTCGCCGCGGGCTGTCAGCTGGAGGTGGCCGACGATGCGCCCGAATCGATCGTCTCCGAGTCCAGTGAGGTGAGGGGAGGCGGCGGGGCACAGGGCGGCGTCTGCGGCGGCCTCGCCGGGATCGCGTGCGAGCGCGGCCTCTTCTGTGACTACGACATCAAGGCGCAGTGCGGCGCGGGCGATCAGACGGGCGTCTGCGCGCCCATCCCGAAGGCGTGCACCCACCAGTACAATCCCGTTTGCGGCTGCGACGGCAAGACGTACAGCAATGCATGCTTCGCGAACGCGGCGGGCGTCTCGGTCGCGTCGCCCGGCAAGTGCGGCGCGCTCCCGTGA
- a CDS encoding response regulator transcription factor, whose amino-acid sequence MSRRFGSEAWRGLFRDMALSHPWFRQPITATSLVPLPEFLTFHDELVRRFYPDRKDALFELGAESARWALVDGPLKRFVRDPEMSSLVTAIPTLWHRYFSETDSRSEAALRDAGVEFRVRDLPAWHPYFEHFVIGYTKEMLELYCANPIWTHRLAGGRGTTYNYLLATDPVPSAPPSGECARPVRSRRALTERELEVLRLVGVGKTNREIAVVLHISQKTVQHHIAHAYDKLGIYSRAGATLWLGERGLLG is encoded by the coding sequence GTGAGCCGGAGATTCGGCTCGGAAGCGTGGCGCGGCCTCTTTCGTGACATGGCGCTGAGCCATCCGTGGTTCAGGCAGCCGATCACGGCGACCAGCCTGGTTCCGCTGCCCGAGTTCCTCACGTTCCACGACGAGCTCGTTCGGAGATTCTATCCGGACCGCAAGGACGCCCTCTTCGAGCTCGGCGCCGAGTCGGCGCGCTGGGCGCTCGTCGATGGCCCGCTGAAGCGCTTCGTCCGAGATCCGGAGATGTCCTCGCTGGTCACGGCCATTCCGACCCTCTGGCATCGTTATTTTTCCGAGACCGACAGCCGCTCCGAAGCGGCGCTGCGGGACGCCGGCGTCGAATTTCGAGTTCGCGACCTCCCGGCCTGGCACCCGTATTTCGAGCATTTCGTGATCGGGTACACGAAGGAGATGCTGGAGCTCTATTGCGCCAACCCGATCTGGACCCATCGCCTCGCCGGGGGACGCGGGACGACGTACAATTATCTGCTCGCGACCGATCCCGTTCCGAGCGCTCCTCCGAGCGGCGAGTGCGCTCGGCCCGTCCGGTCACGAAGGGCGCTCACGGAGCGCGAGCTGGAGGTGCTGCGGCTCGTCGGGGTCGGCAAGACCAACCGCGAGATCGCCGTCGTCCTTCACATCTCCCAGAAGACCGTGCAGCATCACATCGCCCACGCCTATGACAAGCTCGGCATCTACAGCCGCGCCGGCGCGACGCTGTGGCTGGGCGAGCGGGGGCTCCTGGGCTGA